Proteins encoded by one window of Prevotella nigrescens:
- a CDS encoding HD family phosphohydrolase, whose amino-acid sequence MIKFTSSDNIIWRSHVARAILVLITTAVIIAFLPRTQGKMYHYDEGKPWMYGQLIAKFDFPIFKSEETLKNERDSIMKNFVPYFNLNENIGKEKIEQFRKDYKNGIPGLPSEYVEIVAQRLRELYEIGILNSANFTSLIKDSNNTVHVVEGKQAIIKPVKQLLTTLGAYENLFTAQQLSSKRSVLQQCNLNEYIEPNLIYDKKRSESEMNDMLSFIPQASGMVLEGQRIIDRGDIVDAHTYRVLYSFEQATEKRNETKDQITSTLIGQTIYVIILVVLFTLYITLFRKDYFDKPGSILFLYALLIIFPIITSLMIKHNIFSIYIVPFAMAPIFVRVFMDSRTAFISYAVTILLSAVAVRYQYEFIVVQLVGGLIAIFSLRELSKRSQIFLTALLVTFGSAAIYLALQLIQADDFSKLDGAMYFHIGVNGFFLLFTYPLMLVIEKLFGFVSTVTMFELSNTNNELLRKLSEVAPGTFQHSITVGNLGVEIANKIHAKGQLVRTGALYHDIGKMVNPVFFTENQAGVNPHDKISDLESARIIIGHVTEGLKLAEKYNLPNVIKEFITTHHGQGLVKYFYINYKNAHPDEEIDDAPFRYPGPNPWTREQAILMMCDTVEAASRSLPEYTEESISNLVNKLIDAQMANGFFTDCPITFRDVSIAKQVLIERLKSIYHTRIQYPELKS is encoded by the coding sequence ATGATAAAATTCACAAGTTCCGATAATATTATCTGGCGAAGTCATGTCGCAAGAGCCATATTAGTACTCATTACCACTGCTGTTATTATTGCCTTTTTGCCACGTACGCAAGGCAAGATGTATCACTATGATGAAGGTAAGCCGTGGATGTACGGACAACTTATAGCCAAGTTTGATTTCCCTATTTTTAAGAGTGAGGAGACTTTGAAGAACGAACGAGACTCTATTATGAAGAATTTCGTTCCATATTTCAATTTAAACGAAAACATAGGAAAGGAGAAAATAGAGCAGTTTCGTAAAGATTATAAGAACGGTATTCCTGGCTTGCCGTCTGAATATGTGGAAATTGTAGCGCAAAGGCTACGGGAACTCTACGAAATTGGTATCTTAAACTCTGCAAACTTTACTTCTTTGATAAAGGATAGCAATAACACTGTGCATGTAGTAGAGGGAAAGCAGGCTATAATCAAACCTGTCAAGCAACTTCTTACTACGCTTGGTGCGTACGAAAACCTTTTTACTGCGCAACAATTAAGCAGCAAACGTTCTGTGCTGCAACAATGTAACCTGAACGAATATATTGAGCCGAATCTTATTTACGACAAGAAACGTAGCGAAAGTGAGATGAACGACATGCTTAGTTTTATTCCGCAGGCTTCTGGAATGGTGTTGGAAGGACAACGAATTATAGACCGTGGCGACATTGTTGATGCCCATACATATCGTGTCCTTTACTCTTTCGAACAGGCAACCGAAAAGCGAAATGAAACGAAAGACCAGATAACGTCTACGCTTATAGGACAAACAATTTACGTTATAATCCTTGTTGTATTGTTTACGCTATACATTACGCTGTTCCGTAAAGACTATTTCGACAAGCCAGGGTCTATTTTGTTCTTATACGCCTTGCTTATCATCTTCCCAATAATAACTTCGTTGATGATAAAACATAACATTTTCAGTATTTATATCGTTCCCTTTGCAATGGCGCCCATCTTTGTAAGAGTGTTTATGGACTCGCGGACAGCATTCATTTCGTACGCCGTTACAATTCTACTCTCGGCAGTTGCGGTACGATACCAATACGAGTTTATTGTGGTCCAACTTGTAGGGGGGCTTATTGCAATCTTTTCTCTTCGCGAATTATCGAAAAGAAGTCAGATATTTCTTACAGCGTTGCTCGTTACGTTCGGTTCTGCGGCAATCTATTTAGCGCTTCAGCTTATACAGGCAGACGACTTTTCAAAACTCGATGGGGCTATGTACTTCCACATTGGGGTCAATGGCTTCTTCCTTCTCTTTACTTATCCTTTAATGTTAGTCATTGAAAAACTCTTTGGTTTTGTGTCTACGGTAACGATGTTCGAGCTTTCTAACACTAATAACGAACTGTTGCGGAAACTGAGTGAGGTGGCTCCTGGAACATTTCAACATTCTATTACTGTAGGAAATCTTGGAGTTGAGATTGCCAATAAGATACATGCCAAGGGCCAACTTGTACGAACGGGAGCATTATACCACGACATTGGAAAGATGGTGAACCCAGTCTTCTTTACCGAAAACCAGGCAGGTGTTAATCCACATGACAAGATTTCCGACTTGGAAAGTGCCAGAATAATTATCGGACATGTTACGGAGGGATTAAAATTGGCAGAGAAATATAACCTTCCTAACGTTATAAAGGAATTCATTACGACGCATCATGGACAGGGATTGGTGAAGTATTTCTACATAAACTACAAGAATGCGCACCCCGATGAGGAGATAGACGATGCGCCATTCCGCTATCCTGGTCCCAATCCATGGACACGTGAACAAGCCATACTAATGATGTGCGACACTGTTGAGGCTGCTTCGCGCTCGCTTCCTGAATATACCGAAGAGAGCATAAGCAACTTGGTGAATAAGCTTATAGACGCCCAGATGGCAAACGGCTTCTTTACTGACTGTCCAATTACGTTCCGCGACGTCAGCATAGCCAAGCAAGTGCTTATTGAACGTCTGAAATCTATTTACCATACACGCATTCAGTATCCCGAATTGAAGTCGTAG